The window aatataaaaatgaaagtgCAACGTATTGTATCACAACACTGCTACAATATTAAAtggcaaaataaaaattctgagTCATTGTTGGTTAAGTCTTATTATACACATTATATATTAAATCCAAAGTGCTCTCTCTGACCCCACAAAAAGTGAGTTTTTGAGCATttggtatcatttttttttaacaagaaatAATGGACAAAATTTCTCTCCAAATCAAGTTGGAGAAATCTCTTTCAACTTACTACATGGTTGTATAAAATGACTATCTACGTGTGTTAAATCACATgattcattaaataatataaacaagtCACgtgaatattaaataatttatgtaaCTAAAAGTACTCATGGATAGTTTTTCATGTTGCCACATAGTGGGTTGGAGGAACTTTCCTCTAACCCAATTTGGAGAGACACTCTGTCCACAGAATTATTTGTATTGTTTGCACTACCTatgttaaaatttattataccAAAAACTAGTTGTATTTCAAGAAGCTAAATAaaggtggagagagagagaaagagagagaaagagaactcACATTGTTCCGGCTATTCGTGTACTAATATGCGTCTGCTCTCCTTCATCAAGCTTAGCTAAACCAAAGTCAGATATCTTGGCGTTTAGATCCTTATCAAGGAGCACATTTGTTGCCTTTATGTCTCTGTGAACAATTTTCAACCTTGATTCCTCATGAAGATAAGCTAACCCCCCAGCTATTCCCAAGCATATCTTCCTCCTCGTTGGCCAATCCAAATGTAGCAGGTGCTCCTCACGACCTAAAATTGGAATCCAAGGGAGagagttttcaacaataagtcttactcttgatatatatatatatatatatatatatatatatataaaaggtggATGATAGTGAAGGACTTACCAAAAAGTGCACGGGCAAGACTGTTGTTTTCCATGTATTCATATATTAGTAACAACTGGTTTCCTTCAATACAACATCCATAAAGCCTCACAAGATTTGGATGTTGCAATGCAGATATCATGCCTATCTCAGTAACAAATTCACGGTTCCCTTGCTTCGATTTGGAGGATAGCTGCTTAACAGCAATTAAAGCACCATCTGATAGTACACCCTAAGAACAAGAAAAGcaatttcataatcatatttttactATCTTGCATTAGTACTCACACTAGTGACATGGCCAAAATGTTGCTAGGATTAACACCTGCCAATAATAAATATCAATAATCCATAATTACCTTGTAAACTGGGCCAAAGCCTCCTTCACCTATCTTATTTGCAGGGTCAAAGTTCCCAGTGGCAGCCTTAATATGTCTTAGAGTAAAATAACCTGTTTGTAAATCTAGACCACGTAGTTCTGTAAtgagataaaaaaaagttagaaaatttccaagagagagaataatagaAAGGATAGATGATAAAAGGCAAACATATTGTTTTCATTACAAAAGTTTCCATGAAGTTCGTTTTTCGCCCATAAACtttaataagttatttttttgtccctaaactattgaaacgTTACACTTTCGACCTTAAATTTTAAGATGATTTATTTTTGTCCCTTAACTACTACTGAATAAAATTACCTTTTCCTCTTTAAAAATATCTTTCATACAATGCTATTAACCGATAGTTTCATACCGCATGTTCACCTTGAGTTTGTGTCCttttcctccctttttttttttttttttttttttttgcttgaatgtAATGGCCAAGGTCAAACATCTCAAATTCTCTAATGCTAAAAATAGTACCACCGAGTTAGACAAATATGATAAAAACAAGAGTGGATGGAAAGACATAATGTGTAATGTTTTAAATAGATTAGGGACAAAAAACAAACTTGAAGAAAACTTTTGAATGAAAACAATACTTTTGCTATGATAAAATGTATTTCTACAAGGTAAATAGTGATAAGAACGTAGAAAAGCACACATCCATAAAAAAGAAGGATCACCATGTCTTTCTATTGGAACGTTAAAGATTGATTAAACCAAAATACAGTTGATTATGAATCTTAGCCAAGTGTTGATTTTGCATCATCTTCTCAATGTATCATATCAAAAAACACTTATAGTTGTGAATAGGCAATACCAAATATAAATTGAAATGAGAATGAGGATCCCACGATAAATTAATCATTGCAATGTACAATGCCTATGCCTAGTGTTGCCCTTCTGCATTGCTAAAAGAGCTGAACCTTCTATTAGTCAATATTACCATTAAGGAGCAAAGTGTTCTATGATTTTTTCCTGTAATTGGATCCTCTGGAACCACAAGAATCCTCAGTTAAAATGGGATTCCAACTCAACAccattttttgagattttgagaAGAGTTTCTCTTAGGAGAGCACAATACGATGAAAGTTGTAAGTTGTGTTCAGGGGCAGTTATTGTCTATCATTGGCTTCTATGGTAGAATTAGTCGGGGGCCTAAGTGGCAGCAATTTACCATGTGGTGGATGTTATTGGTTCGAGTTTGCTTATCCTCAACTCATGAACTTAGCTGAAGCAAAGCTATATGATATTACCCAATTTTTCCAATACAGTAGTTTGATATATGATTTATCATTCTTATATAGAAACAGTGTTTCAGGGAGTCAAATCTGTTATGGCACTAGATCTAGTATTttggggtgtgtgtgtgtggagagagagagagagagagtaggtgGTGGATTGGCTTGAATGCCAAAGCTACAGAAAAAGATCCCGGAGCATTTATCTATGTAGTGTATATGTGAGTGCATGTATGAGTGAGAGTAATTAATGACCATGAACTgctaatgacaaaaaaaaaaaaaaaagcatagacACATCTTATTCTATCTCCAACTTGCAATTTGTAACCATCAAAAAGTCCCTAGACGGTACTTTCTccacatcttttttttattaaaaaaaatatgattgatCTTACCTTTATCTTCAAGGACTTTCTTCCCTAGGTAACCCTTCATCCGAAGAAACACCAAAATCAATACAAGGATCACACATGATGCAAGTACAATGCCAACAATAGCTCCAACCGATAGGCCCCCGCCAACATCAAAgtctataaaaggagaggaatCACGTACATGCAAGTTAATGACAAAAAAGGTAGAAATCCTAAATTGCAGGAAAACTTACTTGGTATCACTTCAATGGCAGATATAAGAGGTCCATAGACACCTTTGACAGGAATGGAAGTAGTTCCTTTCCCTGCCCAGTAAAAATGAATCTCCAGAGTGCTACCACTTACAAGAACATCAAATTCCTTAATGATGGGTATACCAACACCTCGAGCTTCCTCCACAATGTTGAAATCCTTCAACTCCAACTTTCcctggaaaaaataaaaattaaaaaggaaaaggaaatgtCAAATTAAAACTTTGCAAGCCCCAGCGGGAAGATGAACATCCTTTCTCttttcaaaacaagaaaatCTTGGAAGGCATCATATAACAAGCTATATTTTAATCATGAAAATCCTCCGTCAACTCACTTGAATTGAGACATTAAATATGCGCCTCCCCAGGCTGCTAAATGTCTGGTCATTAGAGAACATTATTTCAGCAAAGTGGAGCTTTACTTTGTAACTTCCCTTTTGCAAGCAAAGGCCATAGTACCTAAGTGATAAAGGGGCAACTCGAGCTGTCTCATAGATACCAGTCACATTCAGAGAAAATGTATTCTGTGCACGGTATGGAGCAGAGTCCTTGTCCATGAAGACCCCTGTGCTGCTATAACCCCATTCTTCAGAAATAGAACTAAATTGTGATCGCCCATCTGGATTTATGTCCGGTTCATATTCATTCCCCTcaaatttttctatttctccTCCACAATTAATAAACAAGGAGTAATCTGCAGATATAAGAGTAAGTGTGTGATACAAAAGTTCCATAAGTGTCAAAAATAACTTCAATAGTAAACTCTTAAAGTTCATAAAAGCACAATCTGATATGTATCTTTACTTACGTTTTGGTTTTTTCGAACAGGGAAGGCCCTTCTTCAAGCACCAAGGAATTCTAgaatttgaaaagtttaggtccaatcaaataattttgttttgatgcATTTTGAGCAGGCAGAGTAAATGTGTCTTAGGAAGTTAAAAAACTTACGGGTTGCTCTCCACAGATGAATAACTGGAAACCAAATTCCTGTTTCATAATAAAGATACATTGTTGGCAATACAAGACAATGAATATGTTAGtcatttttacattttacttAGCATTGATATAAGAGGGATtaatagtgatttttttttccatccttttTAGGAAAAGCTTTGACTACAAAAGTGATTAATACAGAAGAAACTTACACATGTGACCGTGTCTCACAATTAATCTGAGGTGACCCTGAAAAATTGTTGTAAGATATATCCCTGCAATACATTTCATCATGACATTATGAAAAAATTCTTAACTGGGAAAGAATGAGAATTCAAAAAGCTCACAGTTCAAACACATGACACACAAGATCTCACAATTAAAAACAAGTGCATTGACAAATTTAGAGCCTAATGAAATAAAGATTCTGGAGTTAAATTAGACCTACCAATAACTTTTTGtgtactccaatacccaatttgGCACTTCTCCACTTAATGAGTTGTTGGTTAAGTACCTACATCCATAAAATGTTTGTGTCATGTCTTTTCCTGCCAAATGAGTAGTCACAGTGAAGGATCCAAACAGGGACAATTtgagaaataaattaaacataaaaCATTGCGAAATTGAACTAATTTTTGCTCTGTGCCATACATGTAATTTAGCTCTGGATTCCAAAATGTGTCTGGAATTGGACCACTCAAATTATTGAAGCTTAGGTctctacaagaaaataaaattttcatattatcaAAACTATATAAATTACAGAAAATGGAATTCAATTCATTAAACaagatttatattttattttgttgtactATAATATTCAGGCAAAATTTGATACTCCAAAATGCAGTTTCTAGCAGAAATAAAGTCATCAGCACAAAGTTTAGTAGTAAATATTACACTTCTTTCCCATTAAATGTTGAGAAAAATTACCATTCATTCAGTGACATATAGGCAATAGGcagatttcaaaataaaatgcataaacaGTGGAATTTATTGAATTGAAATTATTCAATTGCCACTGGATCACCACAAGTCCATCTAGTATCTTGAAGTCCTCAGAATAAAATATTCTATCCATGGATAACATAATGAGAAACAAGAAGCAAAaatattggaaagaaaagttcaatgagagagagagagagagagaataaagaataaaatagataaattgcGGTAAAGTTAGCCTAGTTTTAAAAGAGAGAACGATTTCAATTTCAGCTACATGATTCCTTTTTATGAGAATAAGAAACTTTCTTGCTAAAAATAGCATACAAAATAATTGCAAATAAATCAAGCaaccctttttcctttctctaagaACAAAAGGACtgagggtgggggggggggggtggttgaagaagaagaaagagtaatCTTAACATGCTTAATCCCTCATATTACATCAACAAGAAGTTAATCCCAAACCAACCTCTATCATGGAAAGAGGATAAATGTCACTAAGTTTGGTCGATTAATTAGTAGGCAGATATTAGAAATAATGTGATGCTTTATTCCTTTATGTGtttggtttccctataagtACGGAAAAAAGTGTTCAATTCCCTATTGATAGAATTGAACCTATGTCAGATATCCATATGCCGTCCGACCTCTCtttcattgaataaaaatctCGAAGTTTATATGTTGGTAGCAGTCAATCATCTCAAAATAATGAACAATAGTGTTgacaatcaataacaacttgaaCAACAAATTGAAACTCCATTTTGTTCATCTCAAGTCACTTCATAACACTTGTTAGAATAAACCATATAAGATGTCTCATAATAACAGAAGCcagaacataaaaaagaaatcaaactagaaatagaaaaagaaattccCAAGTAAAATGTCTCTATGAGTATACCCATTTTAAGAAACTTACAATCGCTCCAAAGATTCTAAGCCTCTGATGTAACCTGGGATTGAATCAGTGATTAAGCAATTTCTTAGAACCCTGAGGCACAGGAATAAGACAAAAATCAGAAAGTtaacaaaactgaaaagttAATTACATAGGATTATTTGTTGCaagaaaacaagtaaaaaatataacttacaAATATTCTAACTTTTTCAAATCCTTCAAATTAGGAAATCCAATACTCAATCCTTTCAAATCAGATATCATCCTGACAAACATGAAAGATTAGAAAAATCATTTGTGCCATCTTCGTACATTTCACATTTTGTACCAATGTATAAGACCGCCTAAGGAGCATGCACTCACAGCTGAGTTAAATTTGACAACAGGGATATGGTGCCAGGGATGGGGCCCTCCATGAACGTGCCTTGCATATAACTGCAAGTGATTAATATTTCCTtagataaccaaaaaaaaaaaggttttgaagtCAAAACtccaagaggaaaaaaatggcagataaaattaattaagtacAATACTTACAGTCTATGAAGTTTTCTCCAGTTCCCAATAAAACCAGGTATCTTCCCTGATATTGCAGTCCCATCTATCCTACTGCAGGCAGTATCTCAAGTTTAGGAATTTTGGTATTCTAAAAGCTATATGTCCAACTAATCATGTCAAATTGAATTACTTACAACTCAGTTAAGTTCGTTAATTTTCCAAACGTTTCTGGTATTGTGCCCGTAAAATTGTTTGCACTAAGAACACTGCAAGATAAAGAAATATTCGGTAATGCATTTCCATGAGGCAAGGCAGCAAATTATTGTGGAAACCTATAAAACAAGGTGCTGATATAGATACTCTATGTAAGGCATAGTCACAATGACATCAAAAGCAAGATAGCCATCCATACAGCTATGAGTTCAAACTTGAAATATCCAAAATGAATGACCAATACAATCTTCAGTTTCATTGAACTCAGAGAAGACACAAAAAGATACTAGTATCCGAATGAGATATACTTTTGCATGAACATGAATAACAGCTCGTTTGAGGAATTTATCTTGAAAAAATGCATTTGCATCCTAAAAATCATACAACTGTATCAAACTgaagaaaagttaaaaactgGTAGAGTTAATAGAAATGTAAGGAAAGATTACAAACCCCTGGATATTGTTAAAATCAATGAATTAGCTCATCATATTTAGCAATTATCTTCCATGGTTCTACTCAGTGTGTTTTCATTGCCCATTATGAATtataaaacacttttttttgaagaaaagatACTGCAGCTTTTTAAACCAAAATGCATTATTAGTGAAATATTATTTCCcagggagaggaaaaaaaaaagaaacagaaaaaataaatacaaagaagaaattaaaatggaaaataaaggcaaaaGTCTTACAGTCTCTTCAAGTTGCTCAAATTTCCTAGGTTTTCAGGGAGATGTCCATCAAGCTGATTAGCTTCCAAAACCCTATAAAATGCAACTTAAACTGTAACCCAGGTTGTACACCATTCTTCTTTTAATTGAGCAATAAAATCTATGTCAAGACTTACAGCTCCTCAAGTGAACCAATCTCACCAATTCCATTAGGAATTTCACCACTTAATCGGTTTCCTGAAAGGGACCTGCAGAATACCAACTGTTAGGAAATGACCAACCTGTTGACCCCTTTGGTCAACACCTATATGGCAAATAATAAGGCTCTCATagatacaaatgcaaaaaataactTACAGATTGACAAGAGGGAGCCGAGAGAAACTAGAAGGAATTGATCCATTGATGTAGTTGAAAGTGAGATCACtgttaaatgaaagaaaattcatTTGGTCTTTCTCAATTTCGAGGTCATAAGACAAAAAGGCCAATCTTTGATGAagtcaaaatttatataaaatggaCTACAGATTGTTTGGAAAAGGCTTACCAAGATCCTTAATGATTGTATTAATGTGAATATCTACTCAGAAAACATAGAAGTATTTTTCATGGTTAATACAATATGGTTGGCATGGTGCATCAGTGTGTGCTTGGACTGGGCAACTAAATCTAGAAGATATATACGAACCTGTCTGGTAGAATAATATACGCTTAGCTGGTTTTTGAGTATCCAATAGAAATTAAATGTTTCTGTTGTTTTAATGGTAGTTAGCCATATCATCATTAATTTAATAACAAGTAATGCTCTTAATTTTTACAAGTTCTAAGAAAGCCAACTGAAACCCTATGAGAAATATGGTAGTGAACAGAATAAATGAAGAATGTGCAGACACCTCAATAACTACtcttcataataaaaaaatctctatGGAAAATTCAGCAAAAATGATAATATGATGAGGTTAATTAACTTCTTAAATGCAGAAAAACACGAATGTTTCTCTTACAGTTCTTGCAGATTAGTAAGATTTCCAAAATCAGCTGGTAGAACTCCGCTTAGATTAAGACGCTTCAGCTGACTGTCAtagcaaataaagaaaaatgcataaaaataaatgagacaGAGAGAATAAGAAACTAAATGCAATAAGAATCAGCATATACAGAGACCACCAGTTTAATTaacttttcaaatttaatttaaatctaTTGAAGCTTTATGATGGTGGGTGAGATTAGGAACTTCGTTGGAGGGACAAAGGAAAGATTAAGTTGCTTAAAGTAGGCTAGGGGTGTTTCAACTCTTCAATAGATACACTCTTGGAAAATACTTCTCGGTTTACACTTGTATTGGATTATCTAAACCAAATACAGATTACACTTGCTTGCCTATTTATAGTTAGATAAGGGATGTATGTTATTAGCTAGTTTAAAGCCATAGGCTCCTGGCCCCTGTGCAAATAAATAGGCTCCTATGTAACTAATTAGGCTCCTAGCTTATCCTAAATAACCTTTGTTACAACTAGTACAAGCTTGTTAATTGTTACTAAAGCTCAAGTACTAGAATAAACAAGTCAGGAAGCTAGGATGCACTGCATCAGTTCAGTCCAGAAATTTCCCATCAAAATAAGTTTTTGCCATCCAGTTGCGTGATGGTGTATTTTATGTGCAACAAGTATATATACAGGCTTAAGTACTAGGTAATCCAATTTTTTTCCATCTCTTAATACATAGGCTCCacttcataatatatatatatatatatatatatgtgtgtgtgtatatatatatattttgctaagtaataaacttcattgaaaaaagtataaggaaaaaaaaaaaagaagaaaaaaggcaCACAAGCAGTGTGCTACGaggcaacaaagaaaaaaaaaacactaaacaGCAATGAAAGTACAAATATCAAGCATATCAGGAAGAGAAACGAAAGTAACAACACCCGAAGCATTTGCCCATTCAAACAAAGTCTGAAAGAAAAAGAGCTTCAACTCATGAATTGATCTTCATCCCCTTCAAAAGTACGTTTATTCCTTTCGCTCTATATGACCTACATAAGACAAAGAGGGATCATGCTCCAAAGCAATTATGAGTCTATTAAACTTGCCTGACCAACTCGCTATAAGTTCCACAACACTATGTGGCATGACCCAATGAACCCCAAAAAGGGATCACACCATTTTCCATGACTCTTGAGCTATTGGCAATGAAGAAGGAAGTGATCACTAGTCCACCTGTTCCTCTTACATATGCAATACCAATCCATCACCACCAGTTTTTGCCTCCTTAAATTATCAACAGTTAAAATTTTCCCTAACACTGCTGTCCAAATAAAGAAACTGACCTTTGTAGGCACCTTTGGTTTTTGcaaaaagtttcaaaagaataGGTGATTAGAGGTTGTAAAGGTTTATAATAAGAGAGAATGTTAAAAACACCTTGAGGAGAAAATTTCTAGCACATTTTATTCACCCCATTCCTTCTCAAAGAACCTACATATGTAAGGTCCACAAAAGAGGCAACTAATTCTAACTCCCAATCTTGAACCAGCTGAATAAAACTAATATTCCAATGGAAAGTGCCCTGGAAGACAACAGCGACTCAGCCATTGAAGCTTCCTTGTTACTAGCACTATTGAAAAGCTCTAAGAAAATATTCTCCAAAGGAAGTCCCTCACACCAAAGGTCATGCCAAAATCTAATAGAAGAACCATCCCCCATCTTAAAGATGATACAAGGATAAAAATCATCCCACCCCTTCTTGATATAATTTCACAAACCAACCCTATAGGGCCCTACACCCTATGAGAACACCAACCCAACATGCTACCATATTTAGTATCAATAACCCTTCTCCACAAGGCATTCCTTTCCATAGCCATCTCCACAATCATTTCCCCAACAAAGACTTGTTAAATAAAACCAAATCCCGAACACCCAATCCCCCATTTTGAACTAGTACACAAATAGTCTTCTACTTTACCAAGTGATACTTAAACTCATCTCCTAATCCTATCCACACAAAATCCCTTTGTAATTATTCAATACATCTAGCAATATTCACCGGGATAGGAAACAGAGATAATTAGAAGTTAGGCAAGCTAGAAAAGGTGCTCTTTATTAAAGTTATACAGCCCCCTAAGAAAGATATAATCAACCAATCGCCGCTCCATTTTCTCCAACATTCCAATCCAAAGTTCTTTTGCCGTAAAGTTGCAAATAAGGAAAGACCCAAATAGGTCATAGGTAGCTTAGCTACTTTGCATCTAAAAATACCAGCCAATGCTTCTACATTGAGAGCATAACCAACTGGAACCAATTTAGATTTCCCAAAATTTATCTTCAAACCTAAAATAAtctaaaactaacaaaaactaGTTTCAAATGCCAAATTTGCTCTAGATCCACTccacaaaaaatcaaagtaCTCTCTGCAAAGAGGAGATGAGAAATCTCTAAACATTTCCAGGCACTTCCGCCCACCAAGAAACCTGAAACAAAGTTGCCAATCCTAGCCCTCTCAAACATCTGGCTAAGGGcataacaataacaaacaaGTGAGGGGATAAAGGGTCTCCCTATCTCAATCCCCATGAACTATCAAAGAATCCACCCTGACTACCATTCACAAGCACCAAAAATGGAACCGTGGAAATACACGAGAATATCCACTACCTCCATTAAGCACCAAACCCACACCGTCTAAGCATATACAACAAGAAATTCCAATGCACATGATCATACACTTTCTCCAAGTCTGCTGCACAATACTCTCGGTAATCCTAATTTAAGGCGGCTATCTAAGCATTTATTGGCAATCAACAGTGAATTCAAAATCTGTCGCTTTTTGACAAAAGCATTTTGAGGCTCAAGCACCACTTTATCAAGCCTAATGGCCAAAACCATTGTCAGGATCTTATAAACCTAATAATTAGACAAATCGGCCAGAAATCCTTAGTCTCCACTGCCCCAAGTTTTTTTGGGATGAGAGTGATGAAGGTAACATTgagacatttttcaaaattaccaTGAGCATGGAGATAATGAAATACCTTCATAATATCTCCCTTCAAAATACCCCAACAAAATCGGAAAAAAGCCATCGTGAACCTAGCAGGACTGGAGCTTTATCCTCATTCATATTGGATACTACCTCAAACACCTCATCCTCTATAAAACATCTATCCAGCTAGCTACACACATCGTCTTccaaaacagtaaaaaaaaaaaaaaaaaaaaaatcatcccaTCCAACAAAGGCCTACGAACTCTAGACTCCGAATAAATAGTCTTATAAAAATCCACTATCTTCTCTTTGATGGTATCCTAATTAGTGATCTCCCCCTATCCACCACTAATCGCCCTATGATGTTGTTGTGGCGATGAGAGTTTGCAAGTCTATTAAAGAACTTTGTATTTTTACCCCTTCCTTCAAACATAGTAGTTGAGATTTTTGTCTCCAACTAATTTCCTCGATCAACATAATTCTCTCAATATCCGCTTTGGCCTGATCACATTAGCGTTGTTCCCCCTCTAGCAAACAGCAATTTGTTCTCTAATATTTGTGAAGATGGTATAgaggtttgtggtggtggtggagggtGAGAAGTTGGTGAGGGGGAGAGAAGACCTCATGATCTCATTCCAAAGGcaatattattgataattaaAGGTCAAGTTGTGTGTAACCTACCATTTTTTGTCAGCAACTACTATTATTATATCAATAGTAAAGCATCAAGCTAAAATATTTGCAAACTATTTTCTAGAATCTAGCTATAAATGAAcagcataaataaatatttgtaaacattttatgtgcattattatcaagaaaaatatggagaatgtgaaagaaaaacaaagctCATACATGTGTGTGATGCTGCAGCCTCCGTTGAGAGAACAGTTGCATGTGACATTGCTTAGCGTGTCTTCTGAAATGTCTCTTTTGAAATTTTCCTTAGTACTGCAGAAATTTCCATTGATCTTCCAAtttaggttttttaattttgagtttaTTGCTTCAAGAGCTTTCACTGTTAGATACAAAGTCAATTAGTAATATGCATTTATATACATATTAAGGAAgttacagaaaaaaaaattaaaaaacaaattagagaACATCCAAgtgaaaaaggaaacaaaaaggCCAAAAAAGTTGTTATAATCatcttattgaaaaaaaaaaaaaaaaaaaacatatattatttaGCACAGTTTTCTAAGAAGCAATATGACATGTGAGTAATTAGATAACTAACGTCTGTGCATATACTTCAATAATCACATCCGTCTTTGTGAATGCATGCATATCACTAGGTCCCAAAAGAAAGTAATCCACTGAGTCCCAAAGTAAAGAAAGAATCCAAGTATGATCCTCTTTTTTATCTAACTCTTGTAAAAGTTAAAACaccatatttttatttgagtaaaTTTCAATTCATAATTTATAGTTTGACCATAttacaatttaatttatatagtGAATTGCTACATTTTGATTGGGATTCTGTCCAAATTTACAATTTCTGAAAGGAGAAAGTTTGTGTAATAATTAAAAGTTTGTATGCTAAATTGTAATAGAATCAAACAAGAGTGGGTACATtgtaattgtttctttttatttagtaAACCCACATGAAATGTACATAGTAACACCCTTTCTTACATCCTTTCTCACAACTATCTTAAGTGGTCAATAGTGAATGGCAAGTCTATGTAAAAGTGAAGCAGTCTATCATTATTTGCCATATAAATTGGAAGTGGAAAAAATTGTGGTCCTAGAACTTCTCTATAGACTAAGCTAATAATTAGTGTCATTTCAGATTTCAATTCCAACATGCTTAATAATCAAACGAATCTTTGACATATTAGTATATCACGTTGTCAAAAACTAAAttgaataacattttttttaattcctgaTCTGACCAAAAGATATACGTGTTGGGCATGATAGTCAAAATAGTGGTTGGAACATCAAGCTATATTTTCAAGCAGATTCTTATTGcaagaaaatttaaaacagcttacatttattaaaaaatataaatgagaaAACAAGGAATTAATACCCGTCAAACAAAATCTAGTCAAgtcaacaaaaatcaaattaattgaTGCCAAGTTCAAGTTATCTAAAGTGAtccaagccaaaaaaaaaaaaaattaaattgatttaaTATCACCAACCAACCAAATTATTTCCTACAAGGTTAGGTACCAACATAACATAACCATTCCCAAATCCAATTTCACAACTTATTAATTTGTGTGATTGTGAGTGGCTGACGAAAAGTGGTGAGTCTATATATGCAAAAAAGGTCCAACCTTCACACAAGTCAACAAGttatgaaattataaaaaaaaaaaaaaaaaggtctg of the Quercus robur chromosome 10, dhQueRobu3.1, whole genome shotgun sequence genome contains:
- the LOC126701710 gene encoding probable LRR receptor-like serine/threonine-protein kinase At1g53430 isoform X4, whose product is MRKTMGLGISESKVVYVVVLVIFVLNCFTQFGTDAQILPQNEVKALEAINSKLKNLNWKINGNFCSTKENFKRDISEDTLSNVTCNCSLNGGCSITHIQLKRLNLSGVLPADFGNLTNLQELDLTFNYINGSIPSSFSRLPLVNLSLSGNRLSGEIPNGIGEIGSLEELVLEANQLDGHLPENLGNLSNLKRLVLSANNFTGTIPETFGKLTNLTEFRIDGTAISGKIPGFIGNWRKLHRLYMQGTFMEGPIPGTISLLSNLTQLMISDLKGLSIGFPNLKDLKKLEYLVLRNCLITDSIPGYIRGLESLERLDLSFNNLSGPIPDTFWNPELNYMYLTNNSLSGEVPNWVLEYTKSYWDISYNNFSGSPQINCETRSHVNLVSSYSSVESNPIPWCLKKGLPCSKKPKHYSLFINCGGEIEKFEGNEYEPDINPDGRSQFSSISEEWGYSSTGVFMDKDSAPYRAQNTFSLNVTGIYETARVAPLSLRYYGLCLQKGSYKVKLHFAEIMFSNDQTFSSLGRRIFNVSIQGKLELKDFNIVEEARGVGIPIIKEFDVLVSGSTLEIHFYWAGKGTTSIPVKGVYGPLISAIEVIPNFDVGGGLSVGAIVGIVLASCVILVLILVFLRMKGYLGKKVLEDKELRGLDLQTGYFTLRHIKAATGNFDPANKIGEGGFGPVYKGVLSDGALIAVKQLSSKSKQGNREFVTEIGMISALQHPNLVRLYGCCIEGNQLLLIYEYMENNSLARALFGREEHLLHLDWPTRRKICLGIAGGLAYLHEESRLKIVHRDIKATNVLLDKDLNAKISDFGLAKLDEGEQTHISTRIAGTIGYMAPEYAMRGYLTDKADVYSFGVVVLEIVSGKSNTNYRPKEEFVYLLDWAYVLQEQGNLLELVDPRLGSSYSSEEAMRMLSLALLCTNPSPTLRPSMSSVVSMIEGKCAIQAPIIKRSETNLDPRFKAFEKLSHDSQTHVSSTFLHDSQTQRDMSMNGPWIDSSFSVQSKDEISEDHIKQASSGSL
- the LOC126701710 gene encoding probable LRR receptor-like serine/threonine-protein kinase At1g53430 isoform X6 → MGKCFGQLKRLNLSGVLPADFGNLTNLQELDLTFNYINGSIPSSFSRLPLVNLSLSGNRLSGEIPNGIGEIGSLEELVLEANQLDGHLPENLGNLSNLKRLVLSANNFTGTIPETFGKLTNLTEFRIDGTAISGKIPGFIGNWRKLHRLYMQGTFMEGPIPGTISLLSNLTQLMISDLKGLSIGFPNLKDLKKLEYLVLRNCLITDSIPGYIRGLESLERLDLSFNNLSGPIPDTFWNPELNYMYLTNNSLSGEVPNWVLEYTKSYWDISYNNFSGSPQINCETRSHVNLVSSYSSVESNPIPWCLKKGLPCSKKPKHYSLFINCGGEIEKFEGNEYEPDINPDGRSQFSSISEEWGYSSTGVFMDKDSAPYRAQNTFSLNVTGIYETARVAPLSLRYYGLCLQKGSYKVKLHFAEIMFSNDQTFSSLGRRIFNVSIQGKLELKDFNIVEEARGVGIPIIKEFDVLVSGSTLEIHFYWAGKGTTSIPVKGVYGPLISAIEVIPNFDVGGGLSVGAIVGIVLASCVILVLILVFLRMKGYLGKKVLEDKELRGLDLQTGYFTLRHIKAATGNFDPANKIGEGGFGPVYKGVLSDGALIAVKQLSSKSKQGNREFVTEIGMISALQHPNLVRLYGCCIEGNQLLLIYEYMENNSLARALFGREEHLLHLDWPTRRKICLGIAGGLAYLHEESRLKIVHRDIKATNVLLDKDLNAKISDFGLAKLDEGEQTHISTRIAGTIGYMAPEYAMRGYLTDKADVYSFGVVVLEIVSGKSNTNYRPKEEFVYLLDWAYVLQEQGNLLELVDPRLGSSYSSEEAMRMLSLALLCTNPSPTLRPSMSSVVSMIEGKCAIQAPIIKRSETNLDPRFKAFEKLSHDSQTHVSSTFLHDSQTQRDMSMNGPWIDSSFSVQSKDEISEDHIKQASSGSL